A part of Ziziphus jujuba cultivar Dongzao chromosome 8, ASM3175591v1 genomic DNA contains:
- the LOC107414138 gene encoding metacaspase-1, with translation MLMLVDCSNCRTPLQLPPGATSIRCALCHAVTHVAHPRTVPAPPPSYSSSHNHYHVPPPNYAPTGAPSPYNHAPPANPPSVHGSKRALICGVSYRYTRHELKGCVNDAKCMKYLLVNKFNFPESSIVMLTEEETDPYRRPTKHNIRMALYWLVQGCRPGDSLVFHYSGHGSQQRNYNGDEVDGYDETLCPLDFETQGMIVDDEINATIVRPLPAGAKLHAIIDACHSGTVLDLPFLCRMDRTGRYVWEDHRPRSGVWKGTSGGEVISFSGCDDDQTSADTSALSRITSTGAMTYSFIQAIERGHATTYGNMLNAMRTTIRNTDNDLGGGIVTSLITMLLTGGSLGGLRQEPQLTANEPFDVYTKTFSL, from the exons ATGTTGATGCTTGTGGATTGCTCCAACTGCAGAACACCATTGCAGCTTCCTCCTGGAGCTACATCCATTCGCTGCGCCCTTTGCCATGCGGTTACACACGTTGCCCACCCTCGAACCGTCCCTGCACCACCACCATCTTACTCTTCCTCACATAACCACTACCATGTTCCTCCGCCTAATTACGCGCCGACCGGGGCACCGTCGCCGTACAACCACGCGCCTCCCGCTAATCCGCCTTCTGTTCATGGTAGTAAAAGAGCGTTGATATGCGGTGTTTCGTATAGGTACACAAGGCATGAGCTCAAGGGATGTGTTAATGATGCTAAATGCATGAAGTATTTGTTGGTCAACAAGTTCAACTTCCCTGAGTCCTCCATTGTTATGCTTACTG AGGAAGAAACTGATCCATATAGGCGTCCAACAAAACACAATATTAGGATGGCACTTTATTGGCTTGTGCAAGGTTGTAGGCCAGGGGATTCTTTGGTATTTCATTATTCAGGTCATGGGTCACAACAGAGGAATTACAATGGAGATGAGGTGGATGGGTATGATGAAACACTCTGTCCCTTGGACTTTGAGACTCAGGGGATGATTGTTGATGATGAGATCAATGCAACAATTGTTAGACCCCTTCCTGCTGGTGCTAAACTCCATGCAATTATTGATGCTTGCCATAGTGGTACTGTGTTGGATTTACCATTTCTCTgcaggatggacag AACTGGGAGGTATGTGTGGGAGGACCATCGCCCTCGATCAGGAGTATGGAAAGGAACAAGTGGTGGGGAGGTGATTTCCTTCAGCGGCTGTGATGATGATCAGACGTCTGCTGACACTTCG GCTCTATCTAGGATTACTTCTACTGGTGCCATGACTTATTCTTTCATCCAAGCTATCGAGCGTGGGCATGCAACCACATATGGAAACATGCTAAATGCAATGCGAACTACCATCCGCAACACAGATAATGATCTCGGCGGTGGTATAGTGACATCCCTTATCACCATGCTTTTGACAGGAGGGAGTCTTGGTGGGTTGAGACAG GAACCGCAATTAACTGCTAATGAACCATTTGATGTGTATACAAAGACTTTCTCCCTATAA
- the LOC107414133 gene encoding superoxide dismutase [Fe] 2, chloroplastic isoform X2, whose amino-acid sequence MSKETLEYHWGKHHRGYVENLNKQIVGTELDGMSLEDVIIVSYNKGDILPFFNNAAQVWNHDFFWESIKPGGGGKPSGDLLELIERDFGSFEKFVGEFKAAASTQFGSGWAWLAYKANRLDVGNAVNPYPSDEDKKLVVVKSPNAVNPLVWDYSPLLTIDVWEHAYYLDFQNRRADYISIFMEKLVSWEAVSSRLEIAKARAVEREREEELRKREREQAKASESEGVEMYVDNNSDDSESE is encoded by the exons ATGAGCAAAGAGACCCTGGAGTATCACTGGGGGAAGCACCATAGGGGTTATGTGGAAAACCTAAACAAGCAAATTGTAGGAACAGAACTAGATGGGATGTCATTAGAAGATGTTATAATTGTTTCATATAACAAGGGGGATATTCTTCCATTTTTCAACAATGCAGCACAG GTCTGGAACCATGACTTCTTCTGGGAATCCATTAAACCAGGTGGTGGTGGAAAGCCATCTGGGGATCTTCTAGAACTAATTGAAAGAGATTTTGGTTCTTTTGAAAAATTCGTTGGAGAGTTCAAGGCAGCTGCATCTACACAGTTTGGTTCTGGTTGGGCTTGGCTTGCAT ATAAAGCAAATAGGCTAGATGTCGGAAATGCAGTAAATCCTTATCCATCAGATGAAGACAAAAAGCTTGTAGTGGTGAAGAGCCCCAATGCTGTGAATCCCCTTGTTTGGGATTATTCT CCTCTCCTTACCATTGACGTTTGGGAG CATGCTTACTACCTTGACTTTCAG aACCGGCGTGCTgattatatatcaatatttatgGAGAAACTCGTGTCATGGGAAGCGGTCAGTTCCAGACTTGAAATTGCAAAGGCTCGAGCtgttgaaagagagagagaagaagaattgcggaaaagagagagagagcaggcCAAAGCATCAGAAAGTGAAGGGGTAGAGATGTATGTGGACAACAATAGTGATGACTCGGAATCAGAATGA
- the LOC107414123 gene encoding uncharacterized protein LOC107414123, which yields MVNIYSTPPPSTTPTMSSMPPLQLSGYLSGDTIQVQGDSENLQFSLQFNIHNKQFSDNLNSPGTVAYNPEKQSCENSSFSSYVTPIAAEELNDQSQCTNPFVLENRSFVEEVDRCESETRQNDGETSSTVVTRLRSGVISPVSYFPRTSSIRKLKACEKVKSLKKSRGKVDHHDVLERVLRRRSCPIRPCSSYTFFVISTWDLVRSPSFGETSKRLSRMWSNLPRKSKKLYEEMAMKDNIRYKKQCKLLWSKSGRKLK from the exons ATGGTAAACATTTATTCAACACCACCACCATCAACAACTCCGACAATGTCTTCCATGCCCCCTCTTCAATTGTCTGGTTATCTCAGTGGAGATACCATCCAAGTCCAAGGCGACTCAGAGAATTTGCAGTTCTCATTACAGTTCAATATCCACAACAAACAATTTTCCGACAACCTTAACTCTCCCGGTACAGTTGCATATAACCCAGAAAAGCAATCATGCGAAAATTCAAGTTTTTCCTCGTATGTGACCCCAATTGCGGCTGAAGAACTAAATGATCAAAGTCAATGTACAAACCCATTTGTCCTTGAAAATCGTAGTTTTGTGGAAGAGGTTGATAGATGCGAGAGTGAGACCAGACAGAACGATGGAGAGACTAGTAGTACCGTTGTGACGAGACTGAGAAGTGGGGTGATATCTCCGGTTTCTTATTTTCCTCGAACTTCATCAATTAGGAAGTTAAAGGCTTGCGAGAAAGTGAAATCCTTGAAGAAAAGCAGAGGAAAAGTTGATCATCATGATGTGCTTGAGAGAGTGCTTAGGAGGCGTAGTTGTCCTATTAGACCATGTTCTTCTTACACTTTCTTTGTGATATCTACTTGGGATTTGGTCAGGTCTCCTTCATTTGGTGAAACAAGCAAGAGACTTAGTCGAATGTGGTCCAATCTCCCTCGTAAATCGAAAAAG TTATATGAAGAGATGGCTATGAAGGACAATATTAGGTACAAGAAGCAATGCAAGCTGTTGTGGAGCAAATCCGGCAGAAAACTGAAATGA
- the LOC107414130 gene encoding cell division cycle 20.5, cofactor of APC complex yields MFEILQSDWYSPTRLQSSPTAKFDFPGDRFIPNRSLMDLDHAHSLLTNRTKPLHNSNFNESYRQKLEDKLTLNSEGKPFRMLVFRGSPKSNRRPTRCVDEMRRQDDEAEELENNMKQYRSFPQRAARILDAPNLVNDFYMNILDWGKNNILAVALGQALYLWNPDSGNVHKLFEVDGNDCPTSIAWSRDEKTLAVGFFSSKLQLWDAESSKLVRAIEDHTGRIATIAWKSHVLLTSGSRDKSILNHDARARSNLISSLMAHTDEVCRLKWSDNKLASGGNENLIYIWDSFKMSSSSKFLYRFNEHGGAVKALAWCPYQYGVLASGGGTTDGCIKLWNTQKGSCINSMPTKSQICGLEWNTHHKEIVSAHGFSTSSTRSNRLCLWRYPSMAKLGESTRHDDRVLHLSQSPDGLTVVSAGADQTLRFWEVFGPPAADNSKLSNLDSILSLKTSPIR; encoded by the exons ATGTTTGAAATTCTTCAATCGGATTGGTACTCTCCCACTCGCCTCCAAAGCAGTCCCACTGCCAAGTTCGATTTTCCT GGAGATCGGTTTATACCAAATAGGAGTTTGATGGATCTTGATCATGCCCACAGTTTATTGACAAACAGAACAAAACCACTCCACAATTCGAATTTCAAT GAATCGTACAGACAAAAATTGGAGGACAAACTGACTTTGAATTCCGAGGGGAAACCATTTAGGATGTTGGTATTCAGAGGCAGTCCTAAATCAAATAGAAGGCCAACCCGTTGCGTCGATGAGATGCGTCGTCAAGATGATGAAGCTGAGGAATTGGAAAACAATATGAAGCAGTATCGAAGTTTCCCACAG AGAGCAGCTAGGATTCTGGATGCACCAAATCTTGTAAATGATTTCTACATGAACATTTTGGATTGGGGGAAGAACAACATTCTTGCTGTGGCTCTAGGCCAAGCATTGTATCTTTGGAACCCAGATAGTGGAAATGTACACAAGCTCTTCGAAGTTGATGGGAATGATTGCCCTACAAGTATAGCCTGGTCTAGGGATGAAAAAACTTTGGCAGTTGGATTTTTTAGTTCCAAACTTCAACTTTGGGATGCTGAGAGTTCCAAACTA GTTAGAGCAATAGAAGATCACACTGGAAGGATAGCAACTATTGCATGGAAATCTCACGTTCTTCTAACATCAGGAAGCCGAGACAAGTCTATCCTTAACCATGAtg CCAGGGCAAGAAGCAATTTAATTTCCTCTTTGATGGCACACACCGATGAAGTTTGCAGGCTGAAATGGTCCGACAATAAATTGGCGAGTGGTGGCAATGAAAATCTAATATACATTTGGGATTCTTTCAAAATGAGTTCATCATCAAAGTTCTTATATCGTTTCAATGAACACGGCGGAGCAGTTAAGGCACTTGCATGGTGCCCATACCAGTACGGTGTGCTTGCCTCAGGAGGAGGCACCACAGATGGGTGTATTAAGTTATGGAATACACAAAAGGGAAGCTGCATTAATAGCATGCCCACCAAATCTCAG ATATGTGGACTTGAATGGAATACGCATCACAAGGAGATAGTGAGTGCACATGGCTTTAGCACGAGTAGTACCAGATCAAATCGGCTGTGTTTGTGGAGGTATCCATCGATGGCCAAATTGGGAGAATCCACTCGCCATGATGACAGAGTCCTCCACCTTTCCCAG AGCCCTGATGGGTTAACTGTGGTATCAGCCGGGGCGGATCAGACTCTTCGCTTCTGGGAGGTTTTTGGACCACCTGCTGCTGACAattcaaaactttcaaatttgGACAGCATTTTGTCTCTCAAGACTTCTCCTATAAGATGA
- the LOC107414133 gene encoding superoxide dismutase [Fe], chloroplastic isoform X1, which yields MSLCHTVTLTSYPFQLSKFERTLDMVAAAVPVATAPYAAPKSLTCTLGPPWQGLRGSLGSARSLQCPKKERRCTRKAGSCNVTAKFELKPPPYPLNALEPHMSKETLEYHWGKHHRGYVENLNKQIVGTELDGMSLEDVIIVSYNKGDILPFFNNAAQVWNHDFFWESIKPGGGGKPSGDLLELIERDFGSFEKFVGEFKAAASTQFGSGWAWLAYKANRLDVGNAVNPYPSDEDKKLVVVKSPNAVNPLVWDYSPLLTIDVWEHAYYLDFQNRRADYISIFMEKLVSWEAVSSRLEIAKARAVEREREEELRKREREQAKASESEGVEMYVDNNSDDSESE from the exons ATGTCTCTGTGTCACACAGTCACACTCACTTCCTACCCTTTCCAGCTCTCAAAATTTGAAAGAACTTTGGACATGGTAGCAGCAGCAGTACCAGTAGCAACAGCACCTTATGCTGCGCCTAAATCTCTTACGTGCACACTTGGTCCACCATGGCAAG GGCTTCGTGGGAGTCTGGGTTCAGCTCGGAGCTTGCAATGCCCTAAGAAAGAG AGACGATGTACAAGGAAGGCTGGTTCGTGTAATGTTACTGCTAAATTTGAGCTAAAGCCTCCTCCATATCCGCTG AATGCTTTGGAACCCCATATGAGCAAAGAGACCCTGGAGTATCACTGGGGGAAGCACCATAGGGGTTATGTGGAAAACCTAAACAAGCAAATTGTAGGAACAGAACTAGATGGGATGTCATTAGAAGATGTTATAATTGTTTCATATAACAAGGGGGATATTCTTCCATTTTTCAACAATGCAGCACAG GTCTGGAACCATGACTTCTTCTGGGAATCCATTAAACCAGGTGGTGGTGGAAAGCCATCTGGGGATCTTCTAGAACTAATTGAAAGAGATTTTGGTTCTTTTGAAAAATTCGTTGGAGAGTTCAAGGCAGCTGCATCTACACAGTTTGGTTCTGGTTGGGCTTGGCTTGCAT ATAAAGCAAATAGGCTAGATGTCGGAAATGCAGTAAATCCTTATCCATCAGATGAAGACAAAAAGCTTGTAGTGGTGAAGAGCCCCAATGCTGTGAATCCCCTTGTTTGGGATTATTCT CCTCTCCTTACCATTGACGTTTGGGAG CATGCTTACTACCTTGACTTTCAG aACCGGCGTGCTgattatatatcaatatttatgGAGAAACTCGTGTCATGGGAAGCGGTCAGTTCCAGACTTGAAATTGCAAAGGCTCGAGCtgttgaaagagagagagaagaagaattgcggaaaagagagagagagcaggcCAAAGCATCAGAAAGTGAAGGGGTAGAGATGTATGTGGACAACAATAGTGATGACTCGGAATCAGAATGA
- the LOC125421258 gene encoding DUF724 domain-containing protein 5-like encodes MTALIEVSGDQLDRAAGVGNCRTDKSELTVGVSGSEEALRDGTALVSATDCLAEEAMLVVSNNKPLSMYINEICSIENANYSGSTGDIEQNNGLSLPFAKTFSIWQQFESMEVFRKLPQNPHFQPLMKSKRLCREGLAIGNMFTFVFLVEMIAKLEIDAPAELVNDATEALVELEKMGFNVKALRGHLNELQLIQAKLRQLQDDSEEVKTKITYSTRKRTNVNEEVYELCKEMKKLVEKKARLITESVAISTELDMWQSVDADIMEDISRMKQNFLVLRRV; translated from the exons ATGACTGCACTGATTGAAGTTTCTG GTGATCAACTGGATAGAGCCGCAGGTGTTGGTAATTGTAGAACTGATAAATCTGAATTGACTGTGGGAGTTTCAG GCTCTGAAGAAGCACTCAGAGATGGAACAGCTCTAGTCTCTGCAACAGATTGTTTGGCAGAAGAAGCTATGTTGGTTGTTTCTAATAATAAACCTTTATCAATGTATATCAATGAAATTTGTTCTATAGAAAATGCCAATTACTCAG GTTCTACAGGTGACATTGAGCAAAACAACGGTCTATCTTTGCCTTTTGCGAAAACTTTTTCAATTTGGCAACAATTTGAATCAATGGAAGTATTCAGAAAATTGCCTCAAAATCCCCATTTTCAGCCTTTAATGAAGTCTAAAAGGTTATGTCGAGAGGGATTAGCTATTGGCAATATGTTtacctttgtttttttggttgaaatgaTTGCAAAGTTGGAAATAGATGCTCCTGCAGAATTAGTCAATGACGCTACTGAAGCACTTGTTGAATTGGAAAAGATGGGGTTCAATGTCAAGGCATTACGAGGTCATCTGAATGAGTTGCAATTAATTCAAGCTAAGTTGAGACAACTTCAAGATGACTCAGAAGAGGTCAAAACTAAGATCACTTATTCCACTCGTAAGAGGACCAATGTTAATGAAGAAGTTTACGAGCTTTGCAAGGAGATGAAGAAGTTGGTAGAAAAGAAGGCAAGGCTAATTACCGAGTCAGTGGCCATTAGCACTGAGCTAGATATGTGGCAATCAGTAGATGCTGATATTATGGAAGACATCTCAAGGATGAAACAAAATTTCCTTGTCCTCCGTCGAGTTTGA